In Aerosakkonema funiforme FACHB-1375, a genomic segment contains:
- the galT gene encoding galactose-1-phosphate uridylyltransferase produces MYSQELLKPDGRQLTLYSRYPIAEGITPPSPSNEPVAANPHLRWHPLRGEWVAYASHRQGRTFMPPPEYNPLAPTKDPHFPTELPQGKYDVAVFDNRFPSMTVTAHDAPANIVETVPANGACEVVVFTQDPHASLASLELDHLELLLQVWGDRTRKIGENPHIQYVLPFENKGVEVGVTLHHPHGQIYAYPFVPLVPARMLEQQQAYYQKHQQGLLQDLIQKEIVDKQRIIYLDEYAVAFVPVCARYPYEVWIAPIQPVATFIDLTNEQRKSLARALKTVTLKYDGLWNRPFPYLMAWFQAPTDGKPHPEAHLHAEFFPPYRTKDRLKYLAGTELAAGMFANDALPEEKAKDLQAVVVNLETPILL; encoded by the coding sequence ATGTATTCCCAGGAGCTATTGAAGCCGGACGGTCGCCAGCTGACTCTGTACAGCCGATACCCAATTGCGGAGGGAATTACTCCTCCTAGTCCCAGTAACGAACCTGTCGCCGCTAACCCCCACTTGCGCTGGCATCCCTTGCGAGGCGAGTGGGTGGCATATGCGAGTCACCGTCAGGGGCGGACTTTTATGCCGCCCCCAGAATATAACCCGTTAGCACCGACAAAAGATCCTCACTTTCCCACCGAACTACCACAAGGGAAATATGATGTGGCGGTATTCGACAATCGTTTTCCCTCGATGACTGTGACAGCGCACGATGCGCCTGCGAACATTGTCGAAACCGTTCCTGCCAATGGGGCGTGCGAAGTTGTAGTCTTTACGCAAGATCCGCACGCCTCTCTCGCTTCTTTGGAATTGGATCATTTAGAATTACTGTTGCAAGTGTGGGGCGATCGCACGCGCAAAATAGGCGAAAATCCTCACATTCAATACGTTCTGCCTTTTGAAAATAAGGGTGTGGAAGTTGGCGTTACATTGCACCATCCCCACGGGCAAATTTACGCTTATCCCTTCGTTCCCCTCGTTCCCGCCCGAATGTTGGAACAGCAACAAGCTTATTACCAAAAACATCAGCAGGGATTGTTGCAAGATTTGATTCAAAAAGAAATTGTGGATAAGCAACGGATTATTTATTTAGATGAATACGCCGTTGCATTTGTCCCCGTTTGTGCGCGTTATCCCTACGAAGTTTGGATCGCGCCGATTCAGCCAGTCGCTACATTTATAGATCTCACAAACGAACAGAGAAAGTCATTAGCCAGAGCATTAAAAACAGTTACTCTTAAATACGATGGTTTGTGGAATCGTCCTTTCCCTTACTTAATGGCTTGGTTTCAAGCACCCACAGACGGAAAACCGCATCCAGAAGCGCATTTGCACGCGGAATTTTTCCCACCATATCGGACAAAAGACCGTTTGAAATATCTCGCCGGAACCGAACTAGCAGCAGGAATGTTTGCTAACGACGCCCTTCCGGAAGAAAAAGCCAAAGATTTACAGGCGGTTGTCGTAAACCTAGAAACGCCAATACTCTTATGA
- the galK gene encoding galactokinase produces MKNFQEVFGKAPEIEVSAPGRVNLLGEHTDYNDGFVLPTAIPQKTTVQLGFSNDDRHHFYSAELDEKVSVDNGDATPEGFASYIFGCIQLLEKEGYKIPPLHLYVTSSVPMGSGLSSSAALEVSTLRGIKLLLNLPLDDVRIAEIAQQAEIHYAGVNCGIMDQMASSLADSEHMLFLDTRTLDRQILPFPTGAEIVVIDSGVPRTLAASGYNQRRAECEEAARQLGVKALRDITDPQAVEVLPEPLRRRARHVVTEDNRVLEAIQGVSAKRFGELMNASHVSLRDDYEVSVPALDTLVAMLQETPGVFGARLTGAGFGGACVALVESGKASAIAQNIVESYNQKDYTGQILVPSVS; encoded by the coding sequence ATGAAAAATTTTCAAGAAGTGTTTGGTAAAGCACCAGAAATAGAAGTCAGCGCACCCGGAAGAGTGAATTTACTCGGCGAACACACGGACTACAATGATGGGTTTGTGTTACCTACTGCCATTCCCCAAAAAACTACGGTGCAGTTGGGTTTTAGCAATGACGATCGACATCATTTTTATTCGGCAGAATTGGATGAGAAAGTCAGCGTTGACAACGGTGATGCTACGCCAGAAGGGTTCGCTAGCTATATTTTTGGCTGTATTCAACTCTTAGAAAAAGAAGGATATAAAATACCGCCGCTGCATCTTTACGTGACATCTTCCGTACCGATGGGTTCGGGTTTGTCTAGCAGTGCGGCGTTGGAAGTTAGCACGTTGCGGGGAATAAAATTACTCCTCAATCTTCCGCTTGATGATGTTCGCATTGCCGAAATCGCACAGCAGGCAGAAATTCATTATGCCGGTGTGAATTGCGGGATTATGGATCAAATGGCGTCGAGTCTAGCCGATAGCGAACATATGCTATTTTTAGATACGCGGACGCTCGATCGCCAAATTCTTCCTTTCCCCACAGGCGCAGAAATTGTCGTTATCGATAGCGGCGTACCTCGAACTTTAGCAGCAAGCGGTTACAACCAAAGACGTGCGGAATGCGAAGAAGCGGCGCGACAATTGGGAGTAAAAGCACTCAGAGATATTACCGACCCGCAAGCGGTGGAAGTATTACCCGAACCTTTGCGGCGTCGCGCACGTCACGTCGTCACTGAAGATAACAGAGTGCTGGAAGCAATTCAAGGTGTATCTGCGAAACGTTTTGGCGAATTGATGAATGCTTCTCACGTTAGTTTGCGCGATGATTACGAAGTTTCTGTCCCCGCACTCGATACCTTGGTGGCGATGCTGCAAGAAACTCCGGGAGTATTTGGCGCACGCCTTACTGGTGCTGGTTTTGGGGGTGCTTGCGTCGCTTTGGTGGAAAGTGGAAAGGCAAGTGCGATCGCGCAAAATATCGTCGAAAGCTACAATCAAAAAGATTATACCGGACAGATTCTAGTCCCCAGCGTCAGTTAA
- a CDS encoding glycoside hydrolase family 2 protein, which yields MYSLGKWLENCYNGPSKGGRSSDFYQGERAYPRPQLQRSHWICLNGSWKFTFDDDGKYTQPSDISEWTHTIQVPFAPESVKSGIGDTGFHPNCWYECELDLNGEWGMKHSTDSHSLNAVSKIENLKSKRVLLHFGAVDYRARVWVNGQLMADHEGGHTPFSIDITPVLNENGLQRLTVWAEDDPQDLAKPRGKQDWQLEAHSIWYPRTSGIWQTVWAEVVPSTYIDRIRWTPHFERWEIGFEAFVSGEKRDGIQVKVKLSVGCILLVNDTYEVIHGEIHRRIALSDPGIDDYRNELLWSPEKPTLIDAEVQLWSDGELVDEVKSYTAMRTVGIQRDRFMLNGRPYYLRLVLDQGYWPDTLMTAPSDEALRRDVELTKAMGFNGVRKHQKIEDPRFLYWADVLGLMVWEEMPSAYRFTPKAVERLTKEWTEVIERDASHPCVVVWVPFNESWGVPDLTATEAHRHLVQALYHLTKTLDPTRPVVGNDGWESAATDILAIHDYDNKPTRLAKRYGPEVNLAELFDRQRPGGRVLTLDGYPHQGQPIMLTEFGGIAYAGRDDRKAWGYIRIEDVSELQIRYTALLNVVNKVELFSGFCYTQLTDTFQEANGLLYADRTPKFPIEAIADATLGRGEDEEEDAMLAAVKAAWAQKNVFPGAIEAGRSPADSVQPIPNCGGNYSS from the coding sequence ATGTACTCTTTAGGCAAGTGGCTGGAAAATTGTTATAACGGGCCAAGCAAGGGCGGTAGAAGCTCTGATTTTTATCAAGGCGAAAGAGCTTATCCTCGACCGCAATTGCAGCGATCGCATTGGATTTGTCTCAACGGCTCGTGGAAATTTACATTTGACGATGACGGCAAATATACTCAACCGAGCGATATTTCCGAATGGACACACACCATTCAAGTACCTTTCGCTCCAGAATCAGTTAAAAGTGGCATTGGCGATACGGGTTTTCATCCTAATTGCTGGTATGAATGCGAACTAGACTTAAATGGCGAATGGGGGATGAAACATTCTACCGACTCCCATTCTCTTAATGCAGTATCTAAAATCGAAAATTTAAAATCAAAAAGGGTTCTACTGCATTTCGGGGCGGTAGATTATCGCGCCCGCGTGTGGGTTAACGGTCAATTAATGGCTGACCACGAAGGCGGACATACCCCATTCAGTATTGATATTACACCTGTATTGAACGAAAACGGGTTGCAACGGCTTACTGTTTGGGCAGAAGATGACCCGCAAGATTTAGCAAAACCTCGCGGGAAACAAGATTGGCAACTGGAAGCCCACAGTATTTGGTATCCGCGCACGAGTGGGATTTGGCAAACGGTTTGGGCGGAAGTTGTTCCTTCTACTTATATCGATCGCATTCGCTGGACGCCGCACTTTGAACGGTGGGAAATTGGCTTTGAAGCGTTCGTTTCCGGGGAAAAGCGCGATGGTATCCAAGTAAAGGTGAAACTATCTGTTGGTTGCATTCTCTTGGTTAACGATACTTACGAAGTCATCCACGGGGAAATTCACCGCCGCATTGCTCTTTCCGACCCTGGTATCGACGACTACCGCAATGAATTGCTGTGGAGTCCGGAAAAACCAACTTTAATTGATGCCGAAGTGCAATTGTGGTCTGACGGCGAGTTGGTGGATGAGGTGAAATCTTATACAGCAATGCGGACGGTAGGGATTCAGCGCGATCGCTTTATGCTGAACGGACGCCCCTACTACCTGCGCTTAGTTCTAGATCAAGGATACTGGCCGGATACCTTAATGACCGCACCCTCCGATGAAGCATTGCGGCGGGATGTGGAGTTAACCAAAGCGATGGGTTTCAATGGCGTTCGCAAACATCAGAAAATTGAAGACCCCCGTTTCTTGTATTGGGCAGATGTTCTGGGGCTAATGGTTTGGGAAGAAATGCCTTCCGCCTATAGGTTTACGCCGAAAGCAGTAGAACGCCTGACGAAAGAGTGGACTGAAGTTATCGAACGCGATGCTTCCCATCCTTGTGTTGTCGTTTGGGTTCCTTTCAACGAATCTTGGGGCGTTCCCGACCTCACAGCAACCGAAGCACATCGCCATTTGGTACAAGCACTTTACCACTTAACCAAAACCTTAGACCCAACTCGCCCAGTGGTGGGTAACGACGGATGGGAAAGTGCGGCGACGGATATTCTGGCTATTCACGATTACGATAATAAACCGACTCGATTGGCCAAGCGGTATGGGCCAGAAGTTAACTTAGCAGAGTTGTTCGATCGCCAACGTCCCGGCGGGCGCGTCCTCACCTTGGATGGCTATCCCCATCAAGGACAACCGATTATGTTAACCGAATTTGGCGGTATTGCTTATGCGGGTCGGGACGATCGCAAAGCTTGGGGGTATATCCGCATTGAGGATGTCTCGGAACTGCAAATCAGGTATACGGCGCTACTAAATGTAGTGAACAAAGTCGAACTGTTCAGCGGTTTTTGTTATACCCAGCTAACAGATACGTTCCAGGAAGCAAATGGGCTGTTGTATGCTGACAGGACACCGAAGTTTCCCATTGAAGCGATCGCAGATGCGACTCTAGGCAGGGGTGAAGACGAGGAAGAAGACGCTATGCTCGCAGCAGTGAAAGCTGCATGGGCGCAAAAGAATGTATTCCCAGGAGCTATTGAAGCCGGACGGTCGCCAGCTGACTCTGTACAGCCGATACCCAATTGCGGAGGGAATTACTCCTCCTAG
- a CDS encoding DUF6745 domain-containing protein: protein MSQKKIEKLTPEQEALIPVYGEKWRNIVFSTDPIDRSTAKEAIKKAYVMIGRKEPEVLFFDSTYTQHQKWEEFIDLLSIEFLEFHEIMREIENQLWEKLIRQLSHEINSYIIDELQEKFFNILDNQIGRELANNLPNLGYCIIPEDWAPEASYVDFCLSVLNLNCSYKSEWLLFQEINKNCGIIFPYEELVMVCDRPRILSFDNQHRLHAEGAPAIQFADGYSLYAYHGVPLPEKYGKVHPNNWQSAWLLEEENAELRRVLIQAIGYEKIASELGATELDSFQEYSLLKINTDVDIEPIYMLKMTCPSTGYIHILRVPPDLKSAREAICWVNWGVDPEEFGVQT from the coding sequence ATGTCTCAGAAAAAGATTGAAAAGCTGACTCCTGAACAAGAAGCTTTGATTCCAGTTTATGGCGAAAAGTGGCGTAATATCGTTTTTTCTACTGATCCTATAGACCGTTCAACAGCAAAGGAAGCCATTAAAAAAGCTTACGTTATGATAGGCAGAAAAGAACCTGAAGTTCTCTTTTTTGATAGCACGTATACTCAGCACCAGAAATGGGAAGAATTTATAGATTTATTATCTATTGAATTTTTAGAATTTCATGAGATTATGAGAGAAATAGAAAATCAACTGTGGGAAAAATTAATAAGGCAACTTTCCCATGAAATTAATAGCTATATTATAGACGAACTGCAAGAAAAGTTCTTCAACATTCTAGATAACCAAATTGGAAGGGAATTAGCCAACAATTTACCAAATCTAGGATACTGTATCATACCTGAAGATTGGGCACCGGAAGCCAGCTATGTAGATTTTTGTCTTTCTGTTTTAAACTTAAATTGCTCATATAAAAGTGAATGGTTATTATTTCAAGAGATTAATAAAAATTGTGGGATCATTTTTCCTTATGAAGAACTCGTAATGGTATGCGATCGCCCTCGCATTCTCTCCTTCGATAACCAACATCGCCTCCACGCAGAAGGCGCACCCGCGATCCAATTTGCTGACGGATACAGCCTCTACGCTTATCATGGCGTCCCATTACCTGAAAAGTACGGTAAGGTACACCCAAATAATTGGCAATCTGCATGGCTTTTAGAAGAAGAAAATGCTGAATTGCGACGAGTGTTAATTCAGGCAATTGGCTACGAAAAAATTGCTTCTGAATTAGGCGCAACTGAGTTAGATTCGTTTCAAGAATACAGTTTATTAAAAATTAATACTGATGTTGATATCGAACCTATTTATATGTTAAAGATGACTTGCCCAAGTACGGGATACATTCATATATTGCGAGTTCCTCCCGATCTAAAGTCGGCGCGGGAGGCGATTTGCTGGGTGAATTGGGGTGTCGATCCAGAGGAATTTGGGGTGCAGACATGA
- a CDS encoding M24 family metallopeptidase — MNPHNEEVTQKLESIRNTLTENDATGVRLRGTDWFAWATAGGSSTVLLTAETGVAEVLVTAENAWILTDEIEAQRFKDEEIPANFQFNINPWADAEAREKFVRDATNGGKVLSDRPIPHVEKRLPASLQQHKRVMMSSELERYREVGRLASEAMTEVLKAAQPTWTEYQLAGAGAEALWARGIHPALTLVAGERRLPLYRHATASGEKIGQQAMLVFCARRYGLYANLTRFVVFGTLPDERAELHRHVREIEAEALNLCKPGTSLNAVYDVLANAYQKHGFPNAIREHHQGGTTGYLAREIVANPTTTDTLENNTAVAWNPSLPGAKIEDTFVILEDGKLENLTLDPNWPTVEVEGRLRPVPLSR; from the coding sequence ATGAATCCACACAACGAAGAAGTCACCCAAAAACTCGAATCAATCCGAAACACCCTCACCGAAAACGACGCCACGGGTGTACGTTTGCGCGGTACAGATTGGTTTGCTTGGGCTACCGCCGGAGGTTCCAGCACTGTATTGCTTACCGCCGAAACCGGAGTTGCAGAAGTTTTGGTAACCGCAGAAAATGCCTGGATATTAACAGATGAAATCGAAGCGCAGCGCTTCAAAGATGAAGAAATACCCGCAAATTTCCAGTTTAATATCAATCCTTGGGCAGATGCAGAAGCGCGTGAAAAGTTCGTGCGCGATGCCACAAATGGGGGAAAAGTATTAAGCGATCGACCAATTCCTCACGTCGAAAAACGATTACCCGCATCTCTGCAACAGCACAAACGAGTAATGATGTCAAGCGAATTAGAGAGATATCGCGAAGTCGGTCGTTTGGCTAGCGAAGCGATGACGGAGGTACTAAAAGCCGCCCAGCCTACTTGGACAGAATACCAACTGGCGGGAGCGGGTGCAGAGGCTTTGTGGGCAAGGGGAATACATCCGGCGCTGACTTTAGTTGCTGGCGAAAGGCGTTTACCGCTTTACCGTCATGCTACCGCTTCTGGAGAGAAAATAGGACAGCAAGCGATGTTAGTATTTTGCGCGAGAAGGTATGGTTTATATGCGAATCTAACTCGATTTGTTGTTTTTGGTACGCTTCCAGATGAACGCGCCGAATTGCATCGCCATGTCCGCGAAATTGAAGCGGAAGCGTTGAATTTATGCAAACCTGGCACATCTCTAAATGCGGTTTATGATGTGTTAGCAAATGCTTATCAAAAACATGGATTTCCGAATGCCATTCGCGAACATCACCAGGGAGGAACGACGGGATATTTAGCGCGAGAAATTGTGGCGAATCCCACAACTACCGATACTTTAGAAAATAACACGGCTGTTGCTTGGAATCCCAGTTTACCGGGAGCGAAAATTGAGGATACTTTTGTCATTCTTGAAGATGGAAAGTTGGAAAATTTGACTTTAGATCCGAATTGGCCTACTGTGGAAGTAGAAGGTAGGTTGCGACCTGTGCCTTTGAGCCGTTGA
- a CDS encoding DUF6745 domain-containing protein — protein sequence MTDFIKMAEAKIEKLTPEQEALIPIYRDKWRKIALSTEPIDKEKAAEAVKKAYALIGLPEPEILFYDSPYAVGSDRKLVIDENRIYGNLYRPRGIFKEDFTSYLLSAITSSCLKTVMSRLSSELHDDIVWKLEGVLTEELRMLFQTMQEVSNQLWNKLEFKEKQIQKLWEEMWLQLEIPIPNHWLDQLMIQNALIETEQKHPLAKRISDAANNTNQQGDLLNIIFGNDDIFIAPAQWVSSGSLCDFCINVLNFEYKQKEWEALQAIAKNCGCIFPFEKMVIVCDRPRILSFDNQQRLHAEGAPAIQFADGYSLYAYHGFPLPEKYGKVHPNNWQSSWLLEEENAELRRVLIQGIGYEKIASELGATELDSFREYSLLKIDTDVDIEPIYMLKMTCPSTGYIHVLRVPPDVKSAREAIRWVNWDVDPEEFGVQT from the coding sequence ATGACTGATTTTATTAAAATGGCAGAAGCAAAGATTGAAAAGCTGACTCCTGAGCAAGAAGCATTGATTCCAATTTATCGGGATAAATGGAGAAAGATTGCGCTTTCAACTGAGCCGATCGATAAGGAAAAAGCTGCTGAAGCAGTAAAAAAAGCTTATGCTTTGATTGGCTTACCGGAACCAGAGATACTTTTTTATGATAGCCCTTATGCAGTAGGTAGCGATCGAAAATTAGTCATAGATGAAAATCGAATATATGGAAATTTATATAGACCCAGAGGAATTTTTAAGGAAGATTTTACCTCTTACTTATTATCAGCTATAACTTCTAGTTGCCTTAAGACAGTTATGAGTCGCCTGAGTAGCGAACTGCATGATGATATAGTTTGGAAATTAGAGGGCGTCTTAACGGAAGAACTTAGAATGTTATTCCAAACAATGCAGGAAGTAAGTAATCAACTGTGGAACAAATTAGAATTTAAAGAAAAGCAAATACAAAAACTATGGGAGGAAATGTGGTTACAGCTTGAGATACCAATACCAAATCATTGGCTCGATCAGTTAATGATACAGAATGCACTCATAGAAACCGAACAAAAACATCCACTCGCAAAACGCATATCTGATGCGGCGAATAACACTAACCAACAGGGAGATTTACTGAACATTATCTTTGGTAATGATGATATATTTATTGCTCCAGCCCAATGGGTTAGTTCGGGCAGCCTGTGCGATTTTTGTATTAATGTATTAAATTTTGAATACAAGCAAAAAGAATGGGAAGCATTACAAGCAATAGCCAAGAATTGCGGTTGTATTTTCCCTTTTGAGAAGATGGTAATTGTATGCGATCGCCCTCGCATTCTCTCCTTCGATAATCAGCAGCGTCTCCACGCAGAAGGCGCACCCGCCATCCAATTTGCCGACGGATACAGCCTCTATGCCTATCATGGCTTCCCATTACCTGAAAAGTACGGTAAGGTACACCCAAATAATTGGCAAAGTTCATGGCTTTTAGAAGAAGAAAACGCTGAACTGCGGCGAGTGCTAATTCAGGGAATTGGATATGAAAAAATCGCTTCTGAACTAGGCGCAACTGAATTAGATTCGTTTCGAGAATATAGTTTGTTAAAAATTGATACTGATGTTGATATCGAACCAATTTATATGTTAAAGATGACTTGCCCAAGTACGGGATACATTCATGTATTGCGAGTTCCTCCCGATGTAAAGTCGGCGCGGGAGGCAATTCGCTGGGTGAATTGGGATGTCGATCCAGAGGAATTTGGGGTGCAGACATGA
- a CDS encoding family 1 glycosylhydrolase: MWAGVECTVNRVGNEYFNQLERNGHKTRLDDLDLFAELGVRSLRYPVLWELIAPAGLENADWSWADERLGRLQALGISPIVGLVHHGSGPYHTSLVDRTFASGLAEFARAVAERYPWVERYTPVNEPLTTARFSGLYGHWYPHGRDNLTFVRALLTQCRAIILSMQAIRQVNPGAQLIQTEDLCKVFSTPLMAYQAEFENERRWLSFDLLCGRVNRDHPMWEYLRWTGIPEVELEWFLENSCPPDTIGMNHYLTSDRFLDERLELYPHWTHGRNGRHQYADVEAVRVCAEGIAGPYILIEEVWERYKLPIAVTEVHHGCTREEQLRWVKEVWDAAVCLRSEGVDVRAITAWSLLGSYDWDSLVTRSVGRYESGVFDLRSHCGDSGEVSKPRPTALARMLRELARSGTYDHPVLDVPGWWHRPHRLLYPPVLRCCGDGENSQKSKFSPAQEIPRSLVIVGAKGTLGQAFARICEIRGIPYHLLCRQQMDIADPVAVDRAMTELQPWAVINAAGYVRVDDAEREENACLRENAIGPAILADACAKRGVGLLTFSSDLVFDGTRGAPYVESNAVAPLNVYGRSKAEAEVRVLKVHPSSLVVRTSAFFGPWDEYNFLTVVLRTLASGQPFVAAADAIVSPTYVPDLVNASLDLLIDGEFGLWHLANPSEISWADLARLAAKQAGFDVAQIEARPIQALSLLAPRPTYSVLGSERGVLLPSLENAIDRYFQEKGLGVRG; encoded by the coding sequence TTGCAGAACTGGGAGTGCGTAGTCTCCGCTACCCGGTATTGTGGGAGCTGATTGCTCCTGCGGGGCTGGAAAATGCGGATTGGTCTTGGGCAGATGAACGATTGGGTCGTTTGCAAGCACTCGGTATTAGTCCCATTGTGGGCTTGGTTCATCACGGTAGTGGCCCTTATCATACCAGCTTGGTCGATCGCACTTTTGCCTCCGGACTTGCTGAGTTTGCACGCGCAGTTGCCGAGCGTTACCCTTGGGTGGAGCGCTACACACCAGTCAACGAACCTCTGACGACAGCGCGTTTTAGCGGATTGTACGGTCACTGGTATCCTCACGGTCGAGATAATCTCACTTTCGTTCGTGCCTTGTTAACGCAATGCCGCGCCATTATCTTATCGATGCAGGCGATTCGCCAAGTCAATCCTGGCGCACAACTGATCCAAACAGAAGATTTGTGTAAGGTTTTCAGTACGCCGTTGATGGCGTATCAAGCAGAGTTTGAAAATGAGCGTCGGTGGCTGAGTTTCGATTTGCTGTGCGGTCGAGTTAACCGCGACCATCCCATGTGGGAATATTTGCGTTGGACTGGGATTCCAGAAGTCGAACTGGAGTGGTTTCTGGAAAATTCCTGTCCGCCGGATACGATCGGCATGAACCACTATTTAACGAGCGATCGCTTCCTCGACGAACGCCTAGAATTATATCCCCATTGGACTCATGGCAGAAATGGACGACACCAATACGCAGATGTAGAAGCGGTCAGGGTTTGCGCTGAAGGGATAGCGGGGCCCTACATACTGATTGAAGAAGTTTGGGAACGCTACAAGTTGCCCATTGCTGTCACTGAGGTACACCACGGTTGTACTCGCGAGGAGCAGTTGCGCTGGGTCAAAGAGGTTTGGGATGCGGCTGTCTGTTTGCGTTCCGAAGGGGTGGACGTGCGTGCCATCACCGCTTGGTCGCTGCTGGGGTCGTATGACTGGGATAGTTTGGTAACTAGGTCTGTCGGTCGTTACGAGTCGGGCGTATTCGATTTGCGTTCGCATTGCGGCGACTCAGGAGAAGTGTCCAAACCGCGCCCCACCGCCCTAGCCCGGATGCTGCGCGAGTTGGCGAGATCGGGAACCTACGACCACCCTGTCCTCGATGTGCCGGGATGGTGGCATCGTCCCCATCGCTTGCTTTATCCACCTGTTTTAAGATGCTGTGGAGATGGGGAGAATAGTCAAAAGTCAAAATTTTCCCCCGCTCAAGAGATCCCCCGCTCTCTTGTGATTGTGGGAGCTAAGGGAACGCTGGGGCAAGCATTTGCCAGGATTTGCGAGATTCGCGGTATTCCTTATCACTTGCTGTGCCGTCAGCAGATGGACATTGCCGATCCTGTAGCTGTCGATCGAGCTATGACCGAATTGCAGCCTTGGGCGGTCATCAATGCGGCTGGGTACGTTCGCGTGGATGATGCGGAACGGGAAGAGAATGCCTGTCTGCGAGAAAATGCGATCGGCCCTGCTATTCTGGCTGATGCTTGTGCAAAAAGGGGAGTAGGGCTGCTGACCTTTTCATCGGATCTTGTATTTGATGGTACTCGTGGCGCACCTTATGTAGAAAGCAATGCGGTTGCACCCCTGAATGTGTACGGTCGCAGTAAAGCAGAAGCAGAAGTGCGAGTTCTCAAAGTGCATCCCTCTTCGCTGGTTGTGCGTACCAGTGCGTTCTTTGGGCCGTGGGATGAGTACAATTTTCTCACGGTGGTGCTACGCACGCTGGCATCGGGACAGCCTTTCGTGGCGGCGGCGGATGCGATCGTCTCTCCTACATATGTTCCGGATCTTGTCAATGCCAGTCTCGACCTATTGATTGACGGTGAGTTCGGTTTGTGGCATCTGGCCAACCCAAGTGAGATTTCTTGGGCAGATTTGGCACGTTTAGCTGCCAAGCAAGCCGGTTTCGATGTCGCGCAGATTGAAGCTCGACCGATACAAGCGCTCAGTCTGCTGGCACCCCGTCCGACCTACAGCGTTCTTGGCAGCGAACGGGGGGTGTTGTTGCCGTCGTTGGAGAATGCGATCGATCGCTATTTCCAAGAAAAGGGGTTAGGGGTTAGGGGCTAG